The Chitinophaga caeni genome segment GGGATAAAGGCTATATGAAGATCGTTTCTCTTGCACCGGAAGTGTTGTAAGAATTCATCTGTACGGAAAGTCGGGAATTGCTTGGAAAAACGCAGTTTTCGACTTTCGAAATATTTGCGTATCTTTGCAGCCCGTTTCAAAAACGAAATAACAATTAATCAAGTGGAGACAAATTTCCGCTTGGCGTTTAAATAAACAAACTGATGAAAACTAGATTCAAGCCTAAGTTCAACATTAAAAAAGGCGATTTGGTAGTGGTAATTGCCGGTGATGACAAGGACAGGACGAAGCCTCGTAAAGTTCTTGAAATAATCACTGACAAATCCCGCGTCTTGGTGGAAGGTGTGAACATCGTAACAAAACACACCAAACCTACTGCTAGCAATACTAAAGGTGGTATCGTTAAAGAAGAAGCGCCGATCGCTATCTCCAACGTAATGTTGTGGGACGCTAAGGCTGGTAAAGCTACTAGGATTAGCAGAACGAGAGAAAATGGTAAATTAGTTCGTATCGCTAAAAAATCAGGGGAGGTAATTAAATAATGGCAAACACATCATATAATCCCAGGCTCCAGAAGAAGTACAAAGACGAAGTAGTTGCTGCTTTGATGAAGAAATTCAACTACAAAACTGTCATGCAAGTACCACGCCTCACCAAAATTTGCCTTAACCAAGGTATTAATGGTGCTGTTAGCGATAAGAAATTGGTAGATGTTGCTGTTGAAGAAATGAGCCGTATCGCCGGTCAAAAGGCGATCCCGACTTTATCTAAAAAGGATATCTCCAACTTCAAGTTGAGAAAACATATGCCTATTGGCGCGCGCGTAACTTTACGTGGTGTTAAAATGTACGAATTCTTAGATCGTTTGATCTCCGTATCATTACCACGTGTTCGTGACTTCAAAGGTATCAATGATAAAGCGTTCGATGGCCGCGGTAACTATACCATGGGTATCACCGAACAAATCATCTTCCCTGAAATTGATATCGATAAAGTGTCTAAAATGACCGGTATGGATATCACTTTCGTGACAACTGCAAACACTAACGCCGAAGCATTCGAATTGCTGAAGGAATTGGGTATGCCGTTCAAGGGTATCAAGAGAGGAGATAATAACTAATTTCATTACATATACCTCTTTACTCAAATTCCAAATTCCGGCTTTTCGGAGTTTGGGATTTGGAATTTAAAAACAGGAATTACTAAATTAAATTATGGCAAGAGAATCCGTAAAAGCCAGACAAAGAAAGAGAGAAGCCATGGTGGCCAAATTTGCTGAAAAACGCGCCGCTTTGAAAGCAGCCGGTGATTATGCAGCTTTGGACAAATTACCTAAAAACGCTTCTCCCGTTCGCCTGAAAAACAGGTGCCAGTTGACCGGTCGTCCTAAAGGATATATGCGTCAATTCGGTATCTGCCGTAACATGTTCCGCGACATGGCATTGGCAGGCAAAATCCCTGGCGTAACTAAAGCTAGCTGGTAATCAACAAGATATTATTATTAGCGCCTCCTTTACCCGGCTCGGTAAAGGTTAAGTATTTAACTTGATTTTCCTTTCTGTTCGATTGGATATCGCATTGTACACATTTTAATTAACAGCATTAACAATGGTTACTGATCCAATAGCTGACTTTTTAACAAGAATCCGGAACGCTCAAATGGCTACCCACAGGATCGTGGAAATTCCGGCCTCCAAATTGAAGAAACGTATTACAGAAATTTTGTATGACAAGGGTTATATCCTGAAATACAAATTCGAAGATGATAACAAACAAGGTGTTATCAAGATAGCTTTGAAATACGATCCTCAAACTAAGGTACCTGCTATCACTGATTTGCAACGTATCAGCCGTCCAGGCTTACGCCAATATTCTAAACCGGGCGAATTCAAACGCATTAAAAACGGTTTAGGCATCGCGATCATCTCTACTTCTAAAGGTGTTATGACCGATAAAGAAGCGAATGTTCAGAATGTTGGTGGCGAAGTAGTTTGCTACGTATACTAAGATATTTTCCCACCCCGGTGGGATTTGCGGCGTTTCCGACAATTAAGCTTTCTATACGGCGCTGAACACGGATCCGCTTGAAACAAGAATGAAAACATTATAAACTGTAATAGTTATGTCTCGTATAGGTAAGAATCCTATTAAATTAGCCAGCGGTATAACGGTTTCCGTTTCCCCTGCTAATGAGGTAACAGTAAAAGGCCCTAAAGGTGAGTTGAAAAGAACTATCGATAGGGATATCAAAGTTGAAGTGAAAGAAGGCGAGTTAGTTTTAACACGCCCTACCGAACAAATCCGTCACCGCGCTTTACACGGTTTGTACCGCGCGTTGTTGGCTAACATGGTAAAAGGTGTTTCCGAAGGCTTCTCCAAGCAATTGGAATTAGTGGGTGTAGGTTATAAAGCTACGCACCAAGGACAATTATTGGACCTGTCTTTAGGTTACTCTCACAATATCGTGGTTGAAATTCCTAAGGAATTGAAAGTGAACACCGTAACTGAAAAGGGTCAAAACCCTAAAATCCAGTTGGAAGGTATCGACAATCAATTGTTAGGTCAAGTAGCTGCTAAGATCCGTAGCTTGCGTAAACCCGAGCCATACAAAGGTAAAGGTGTTCGCTACAGCGATGAAGTTGTACGTAAGAAAGCAGGTAAATCTGCCGGTAAATAATTATATCCGTAGGTGCCTATCTTGGCGCCTGCGGTTAGTTGATTTTACCTGGCAATTGATCTTCAATACTATACCGCTAAGCCGAACAGGCGGCGGGATAGGATTTCAATTAAAACAACCCGGCAGCATCGGGGAACTAAATATAAAATAATGAGCACGACAAAGGCTATTAAAAGGCAAAATATCCGCTACCGTATTCGTAAGAAAGTGAGCGGAACCGCGCAGAAACCAAGATTGTCTGTATTCCGCAGTAATGCAGCTATTTATGCGCAATTGATTGATGATACTAACGGTACAACTTTAGCATCAGCTTCTTCCCGTGATAAAGATATCCAGGCTCAAACAGGTACCAAATCAGAGAAATCTAAATTGGTAGGTAGCGCCTTGGCTCAAAAAGCAACCGGTTTAGGTATCACTACCTGCGTATTCGATAGGGGTGGTTACTTGTACCATGGCCGTGTAAAAGCTTTGGCTGAAGGAGCCCGCGAAAGTGGTCTTCAATTCTAATCACGTAGGTTGAATAAACCTAAAAAAGAAGTAAATTTCAACTCGTAATTCTTATTAATAAAATGGCAAAGAATTCATTCAATAAAATCAAAGCTGGTGACCTGGAACTGAAAGAAAAGGTTGTAGCTATTAACAGGGTTACAAAAACCACCAAGGGTGGCCGTACTTTCAGCTTCTCAGCATTAGTTGTAGTGGGTAACGAAAACGGTGTGGTTGGACACGGTTTGGGTAAAGCCAAAGAAGTACAGGAAGCTATCACTAAAGGTATCGACGATGCTAAGAAGAACTTGATCAAAGTTCCTGTTATGCACGGTACAATTCCCCACGATCAATTCGCTAAAGAAGGTGCTGCTAAGGTTTTAGTTAAACCAGCTGCACACGGTACCGGTGTGATCGCCGGAGGTTCTATGCGCGCTGTTTTGGAAAGTGCTGGTATTACCGACGTGTTGGCAAAATCCCTGGGTTCTGCTAACCCTCATAACGTGGTAAAAGCTACTTTCAAAGCGTTAAGCTTGCTCCGTGAACCTATCCACGTTGCTAAAAGCAGAAACGTTTCTTTGAAGAAAGTATTTAACGGATAATTTAGTTGCCGCGAAACACTTTACGTCTCGTGTCTACTACAAACTGATTCACAAATGGCAAAGATTAAGATCACACAGGTTAAAAGTGGCATTGATCGCCCTCAAAAGCAAAAAGCTACTTTGAAGGCTCTAGGTATTAGCAAGCTGAATGGCTCCGTGGAGAAAGAAGCTTCCCCGCAAATCTTAGGTATGGTTCGCGCGGTTAATCACCTAGTAAAAGTTGAAGAAGTAAAGGGATAATCATAATATAACACTAAAATCCCACGTTCTTATATAGAACTTTTACTGTCAACTAATTACATTTACATCTATTTCAAAAGCGAGCGGTTAATTTCCGCGTAAGTAAAAAAAATTAACATCATGAATTTGCATTCTTTAAGACCCGCCAAAGGTTCTGTACATAAAGAAAAACGTTTAGGTCGTGGTGAAGCCTCCGGTAAAGGTGGTACCTCTACAAAAGGTAACAAAGGTGGCCAATCCCGCGCAGGTTATAAATCTAAATTAGGTCACGAAGGTGGACAGATGCCTATCCAACGCCGTTTACCTAAGCGTGGTTTCAAAAACAATAACCGCGTTGAATACAAAGTGTTTAACGTTGGCGATGTTGATCATATAGTGGAAACTTACGGCTTGTCCGAATTCTCTTATGACGCTTTGAGGACCATCTTAATGATCAAGAAAACTGAGAAAATCAAGATACTCGGCCAAGGTGAACTGAAAGCTAAGGTTAACTTTAAAGTGAACGCGATTAGTGAAAAGGCGAAACAAGTAGTAGAAGCCGCGGGCGGATCAGTGGAACTGGTATAAGACTTTACGACCGAGAAGGCGCCTACGGAGTAGTGCGTCTTTTCGTATTTTACAAGCGCTATTAAACCTAATCTTCCTGTGAAGAAATTTATCGAAACAATCAAGAATATATGGAGCATTGAGGATTTGCGTAAACGCATCCTTACAACGTTACTCCTGGTACTCATTTACCGTATTGGCTCCTATATCGTGTTACCTGGTATAGACCCGACGGCATTGAATAGCTTTTCCAAAACCTCTAATCAAGGTATCTTGGGATTGTTTAATATGTTTGCAGGTGGTTCGTTCTCGCGCGCTTCCATTTTCGCATTGGGGATCATGCCGTATATCTCGGCTTCGATCGCAATTCAATTGTTAACCATCGCGGTTCCCAAGTTCCAGAAATTGCAGAAAGAAGGGGAAAGCGGCCGCCAGAAAATTAACCAGTATACCCGTGTGCTTACCGTTATCGTGACCGCACTGCAAGCCAGCGCTTACGTCGCTTTCTTGAAACAACAGTCCGGTGGCGCGATCATTGAAGAATACGGAGCTTCCATGTTCTGGTTGTCAACGACGATCGTTTTGACGGCCGGCACCATGTTCGTGATGTGGTTAGGCGAAAAAATTACTGATAAAGGTATCGGTAACGGTACTTCTATCATCATCATGATGGGTATCTTGGCCCGTTTACCGGAAGCCCTCCTGCAAGAGTTTTCTTCTAAAACAGCGGATGGTGGTAGCGGATTGGTATTCTTCCTGGTGGAAATAGCCTTCTTTATCGTGATCACGATAGGTTTGATATTGCTGATTCAAGGTACCCGTAAAATCAACGTGAACTACGCTAAACGTATTGTAGGTAACAAACAATACGGCGGTGTGCGCCAGTTCATCCCGTTGAAAGTGAACGCAGCAGGTGTGATGCCGATCATCTTCGCGCAAGCGATCATGTTTATCCCGGCAACCACTATCAGCTTCGCTACGAACGCTGAAAGCGCCAGCGGGTTTATCCGCGTGTTTAGCGATCATACCAACCCGATATACAACGTGATCTACGGAATCTTGGTAATCGTATTTACATTCTTCTATACTGCCTTGATTTTCAACCCGTCTACGATGGCGGATGAAATGAAAAAGAATAACGGGTTTATCCCGGGTGTGAAACCGGGGCAAGCCACTGCCGATTATATCGGCGCGGTGATGGATCGTATTACCTTACCCGGTGCCTTTTTCTTGGCCGTGGTTGGTATTATGCCCGGTATCGCGGCTGCCCTCAACATTAACAGCAACTTTGCTACCTTCTTCGGTGGTACTTCCCTGCTGATCATGGTGGGCGTTATCCTGGATACTTTGCAGCAGATTGAAAGTCAATTGTTGATGCGCCATTACGATGGTTTGATGAGTTCCGGCCGTATCAAGGGAAGAACATCCCCGGCCAGTGCGCAATAACCATGCGTTATGGTGTCGCTACATCATATTTAACCACCTGGGCGTAGTAATTACCTATTCCCCGGTGGTTCTTTTTTAGGTAGGTGATTTAAAAGGTTAGGCTATGATTCATTATAAAACGAAAGAAGAGATTGAGTTGATGAGGAAAAGCGCCCAGTTGGTAAGCGCTACATTGGCAGAAGTCGCCAAGCAGCTGAAACCCGGGATGACTACCCTCGATGTAGATGCTATTGCTTACAAGTTCATAACGGGCAACGGGGCGGTACCTTCTTTCTTGAACTACCATGGGTTTCCTAACACCTGCTGTATCTCGGTAAACGAAGCCGTAGTACACGGTATCCCCAATAATTACGTGTTGAAGGACGGGGATATCATCTCGGTGGATGTCGGTGTATATTTGAACGGTTTCCACGGCGATAGCGCTTATACCTTCGGTATCGGGAACGTGTCTGATGATATCAAGAAATTGATGGCGGCCACGAAAAAGTCCCTCGCTTTAGGTATTGAGAAGGCAGTGGTGGGTAACCGCGTCGGTGATATTTCTTTCGCCATACAGAATTATATCGAGAAGGAACACGGGTACGGCATCGTGCGTGAATTGGTGGGTCACGGTTTGGGTAGGCAGTTGCACGAAGATCCACAAGTGCCGAACTATGGCAGGAGAGGCTCCGGTAACATGATGAAGGAAGGCTTGGTAATTGCCATCGAGCCGATGATTAACATGGGAACCAAGGACGTGCTATACCTGGAGGATGGATGGACCGTGGTAACAGCTGACCGGGAACCTTCCGTTCACTTTGAACATACGGTGGCCGTGAAGAAAGGACAGGCAGATGTATTGAGTTCCTTCAGTATCATCGAAGAAGCGGAGAAAAATAACCCGGCACTCTGTTCTGATTATTAATTTTGTTATTTGTAAATAATTATTAATCAGGATAATACAATTATATTAATTCAATAATTAAACGTGAAAGCATAAATAGCCTTGAAAAGAAAAGATTTCTAGTACAGAATTTTTCAATTTCAAAACTTTTGTGCTATCTTTGCAGTCCTAAAAATTTTTATGGCAAAACAGGCACTCATTAAACAGGATGGTATTATTTTAGAAGCTTTATCGAACGCTATGTTCCGTGTAAAATTGGAAAATGGGCATGAAATATTAGCAACCATATCTGGGAAGATGAGAATGCACTATATCCGCATTCTCCCCGGTGATAAAGTAGGGGTAGAGATGAGTCCATATGATTTGTCAAGAGGTAGGATTATTTTCAGGTATAAGTAAGTCAGGGGTTAAAAGGGACTTATTCTAACAGTTTCTTTATGCAGATGACACGCTTAACTTAATAAATACAAATTTAACTTTTTACTTATAATACTAGTAACAATGAAGGTAAGAGCTTCAATCAAAAAAAGAAGTGCAGATTGCAAAATTGTGCGCAGAAAAGGTAAACTGTTGGTGATCAATAAAAAGAATCCCCGTTTTAAACAACGTCAAGGGTAATATTGATTACCACGGAACTAATTACAAAAAAGACATCATAAAACTAAACAAGTGATATGGCACGTATAGCCGGTATAGATCTTCCTAAAAACAAAAGAGGTGAAATTGGCCTTACCTACATCTATGGTATTGGTCGTTCAACTGCGCAGTATATCCTGACCCAATCAGGTATCGATTTCAACAAGAAAGTGAAAGATTGGAACGATGATGAGCAAGCTGCTATTCGTAATGTAATTAACGCAGAATTTAAAGTTGAAGGTCAACTTCGTTCTGAAGTTCAAATGAATATCAAGCGCTTGTTAGATATTGCTTGTTACCGTGGTCTTCGCCATAGGAAAGGTTTACCAGTTAGAGGTCAACGTACTCGTACTAACAGCCGTACTCGTAAAGGTAAACGTAAGACAGTAGCGGGTAAGAAGAAAGCACCGAAAAAATAGTAGGTAAGATAGTCGTATTTGAAATTCATCATTCCAAATCCGGATTTCAAACACAAAATGATTTTTTCTGTTATAAAGGATTTGGAATAGCAATATAGGAATTCATAAAGTATTATGGCAAAATCTAATACAAAAGCTGCCGCTAAAAAGCGTGTAGTGAAAGTGGATAGCTACGGTGATGTACACATCTCTGCTAGCTTTAACAACATTATCGTGAGCATTACCAACAAGCAAGGTCAGGTGATCTCTTGGTCTTCTGCTGGTAAAATGGGTTTCAAAGGTTCTAAAAAGAACACCCCTTACGCTGCCCAGTTAGCAGCTTCCGATGCAGCAAAAACTGCGATCGATGCTGGTTTCAAAAGAGCTGATGTTTTCGTTAAAGGTCCGGGAGCTGGTCGTGAGAGTGCTATCCGTGCAATCGCTAACTCCGGTATCGAAGTAACCTTGATTAAAGACGTTACTCCTTTACCTCACAACGGTTGCCGTCCTCCTAAGAAACGTAGAGTCTAGTTAAAGATACTTGTTCCAAAGCGAGACCCTGGTTGAACCGGGGTTTTCGTTTTGGAATTCGCATTTATATTTTTTATAATTGGTGGGTGTATGATCAGGTTTTCAGATTTTTTGAAGAGCATACACTGGAACTAAAAAATCTAAAGATTAAAACATGGCAAGGTACACAGGACCAAAGACCAAGATCTCCAGGATCTTCGGTGAGCCCATTCTAGGTAATGGTAAATATTTAGGTAAAAACAGCAACCCTCCAGGTCAGCACGGTGCAAGCCGTAAGCGTAAACAACTGGGTGAATACGCGTTGCAGTTGAGAGAAAAGCAAAAAGCAAAATACACTTACGGTGTATTGGAAAAACAATTCCGTAACCTTTTCGAAGAAGCTAACCGTAGGAAAGGTGTTACCGGTGAAACATTGATCAAATTGTTGGAAGCCCGTTTGGATAACGCGGTGTTCCGCATGGGTATGGCGCCTAGCCGTCCTGCTGCCCGTCAATTGGTTTCCCACAAGCATGTTACCGTGAATGGTATCGTGGTAAATACACCTTCTTGCCAATTGAAACCCGGTGATGTGGTTGCTTTGAAGCCTAAAGCTCAAAACAATACAGCTATCACTAGCGCAGTTCGCGGAAAAAATCCTAAATTTAGCTGGGTAGATTTTAACGAGAAAGAATTTAAAGGTACTTTCATCGCTTATCCAGAAAGAGAAAGCGTTCCTGAAAATATCAAGGAACAATTGATCGTGGAATTGTACTCTAAATAAGTCGTTATAGCCACCTACGGGTGGCTATTAGCCATATATAAGTATATCATAAAACACATAAACCTCGCATATCACATGGCAATTCTAAATTTCCAAAAACCTGATAAGATCGTTTTGCAAAAGTCAACTGACTTTGAAGCTCAATTCGAATTCCGTCCATTAGAACCAGGTTATGGTGTGACAATCGGTAACGCGCTTCGCCGTGTGCTGTTGTCTTCTTTGGAGGGCTATGCCATTGTGGGAATTAAGATTGAAGGCGCTGATCACGAGTTCGCTACCTTGAAAGGTATTACCGAAGACGTAACAGAGATTATCCTGAACCTGAAACAAGTTCGTTTCAAAAGGATCGTAGAAAATGAAGTGACCAACGAAAAAGTGCAGATCTCTATCAAAGGTAAAACCGAGTTCCGCGCGGAAATGATCGAGAAGGCTACTAACTCCTTCCAAATCATGAACCCAGAACTGTTGATCTGTACGCTGGACCCTTCTTCTAAGCTGGATATTGAACTGACTATCGGCAAAGGCCGTGGTTACGTTCCCGCAGAAGAGAACAAACCCAAAGATGCACCGTTCGGCTACATCGCGATCGATTCTGTTTTCACCCCGATTAAAAACGTGAAATACAGCATCGAAAATACCCGTGTGGAACAAAAAACGGATTATGAGAAATTGATCATGGAAGTCGTTACGGACGGTACTATCCATCCGGAAGAAGCCGTGAAACAAGCTTCCCGTATTTTGATCCAACACCTGATGATCATCACTGACGAAAATATCAGTTTTGATACCAAGGACGCGGAAAAAGAAGATGTTGTAGATGAACAAACTTTGCAACTGCGCAAAATCTTGAAAACACCGCTCGAAGATTTAGATCTCAGCGTTCGTGCATTCAATTGCTTGAAAGCTGCTAAAATCAACTCTCTGAGTGAATTAGTTCAATACGAACAAGAGGAATTGATGAAGTTCAGAAACTTCGGTCAAAAATCCTTGAGCGAAATTGAACAGGTTCTCGGTGAAAGAGGTTTGCATTTCGGTATGGACTTATCTAAGTTGAAATTAGACGAAGAATAGTCTATAACGGCTAAGCACCGCTTAAATTAGGTAGAATAACAATTAAACTATAAAAAGTACCCTGTAATTCCTGACACGGTACAGGGGAATTAAACTTACAGTCATGCGCCACGGTGTAAAATTAAACCATTTGAGCAGAACAGCTGCTCACCGCAAAGCCCTTTTGTCTAACTTGGCTTGCGAATTGATCGCTCACAAACGTATTACAACAACTTTGGCGAAAGCTAAAGCTTTGCGTGTATATGTTGAACCTTTATTGACAAGGTCTAAAAATGATTCTACACACAATCGTAGGATTATATTTAGCTACTTGCAAGAGAAAGAAGCTATCAAGGAATTATTTGGAACGATCAGCGAAAAAATCGCTAGCCGTCCAGGTGGTTACACTCGTATCATCAAATTAGGTAAACGTATGGGGGATAACGCTGAAGTTGCCCTGATCGAGTTGGTTGATTTCAATGAAATCTATGGCCAACAAGCAGAAAAAACTGAAGCTAAGAAAACCCGCCGTGCCGGTGGTAGCAGGAAAAAAGCTACTGCTAAAACTGCTGAAGCCGCTACAGAAGAAACTGCTGCTCCGGCGGCAGAAGAAGAAAAATCTGAATCTGCTGAATAAGCTTTGGAATAATTATTTTTTGGAAAAGCCGGTCTTTATGACCGGCTTTTTTTATGTCTCCACCTGCCCAAATTAGGGTATCTTCCCTTCTGCCAAAAAGCAAATGAGCGGTTTAAAAATCGTAATTATTTATATATATGCCCCGAAGCCGGCAGTAGTGATTTCTTTCGCAAGAATTATTTGAAATTCCGTAAAATATTTGGGGGATTTAACGCATGCTTTCATAACTTTGCACAGTTTGTTTCATCGGTTTTGAATGTAAGTAATTGATATTCAAAGCCACAAAATCAAAAACAGGAAGAAAGAAATGCCTCAGTCAAAATCCGTCCAGCCCGCCATGCTGTTGTTAGAAGATGGTACTGTTTTTCATGGGAAAGCATTCGGTAAAATCGGTACCGCATCCGGGGAACTTTGTTTCAATACCGGTATGACTGGCTACCAGGAAGTTTTTACGGATCCTTCGTATAAAGGACAGGTGCTGATTATGAATAATTGCTACATCGGTAATTATGGTACAAAAACCGACGATGTTGAAAGTAGCAGCGTTAAAATCAGCGGATTGATCTGTAAGAATATCGCTTACAACTATTCCAGGCAAATGGCTGACAGTTCATTGGAACAATTCTTACTGGATAACAACCTGGTAGCAATTTATGATGTGGATACCCGCGCATTGGTGGCGCATATCCGCAGTAAAGGAGCTATGAACGTGATTATCTCTTCCGAAATCCTTGATGAAGAGCAGTTGAAAGCCGAATTAGCGAAAGTACCTTCAATGGAAGGACTGGCTCTTTGCGCCGAAGTGTCTACCAAGGAAGCGTACCATGTAGGGGATGCTAATGCTGATATCCGTATCGCGGTGTTGGATAATGGTGTGAAAAGGAACATGCTGAAATGCTTGTCCGAGAAAGGCGCTTACCTCAAGGTATTCCCAACTGAAACAAGCTTCGAAGAGTGCGAAAGCTTCAAACCGCATGCTTATTTTATTTCCAATGGACCTGGTGATCCGGCGCCCTTGAAATACGCGGTGGAAACTATCAAGAAAGTACTTGATGTAGAACGCCCGCTGTTCGGTATCTGCCTTGGCCACCAATTATTAGCCATGGCTAATGGCATCCCGACATATAAAATGCACCATGGGCACCGTGGGTTGAATCACCCGGTTAAAAATCTCAAGACTGGTAAATGTGAGATCACGACGCAGAACCATGGCTTCGCTATTGATGCAGATGCGGTAACCAAGTCTGAAAACATCGAGGTGACGCATATTAACCTGAACGATAACACGATCGAAGGTATCAAAGTGAAAAATAAGCCTGCATTTTCAGTGCAATATCACCCGGAATCGACCCCCGGCCCGCACGACTCCAGGTATTTATTTGATGATTTCTTCACGATGATCCGTGAAAATATGTAATTGGATGGCCGGCTCTTAGAAGCCGGCCATTTTATTTAGTGCCCCGGTGCACAGTAAACCTTTGCCATTCCCGGATATTTATCTGCGCAATTAATATTTCATACACAATACCCCAGCGAAGAAATTCCCCTTGGTATAAACCGTTTACAAGAGAAAAAATAATAGGAAGAATAAGAGAAAAGAAAGAAGAAATAGGATGAGGTAAACTAAGCTAGGCAAAGAGAAAGAAAACAGGGAATAAGTATCCAGAAATCATCCTAAAGCTATCAAGTTAGATTGCCTTCCCTTGCAAATAGCAGTAGATCAAATAAACCCGCGAAAGTGAAATCCGTGTATTTCGGTGAAAATCCGTATCAATCCGTGTAAGAACTTCTCTATTAATCCACATAAAACAAGGACGGTCCTGAAGAATCAGGACCGCGCATTTTAAAAATTCCACGTTATGAAAACTAGCGTAAGAATCATGTAAGCACACAATCCTTAACTTGTCTTTTCATTACATAACAATAATATGAAAAAATTAGAACGTACAGATGGGTTTTAGCACCGTTTTTTAAAAAATCTTGGGCGGCAAGAGGTGTTTTTTGGGAAAGAAGTAGCTGAAATATGCTACAGTAAAGGATTGGGCGGAATATATAAAAAAAATACGGCCCTGTGATCAGAGCCGTTTGCCTTTATAAATTCCACGTTATGAAAAACTGATACAAAAATATGATATTTTGCTAAAACGTTTTAGTTTATAGCAAACTTTTTTACATTTAGATTATAATCGAAATCCTTCGCCGATTTATTGTTTGTCAAAATTCTACAAGTTTCTATTTTGAAAAACAGGTTTAGGGTTTTGAAATATTATATTATAAATAATTTAATATTTGCTATTTTGTTGTTTTGTTAAGAACTTGATACAAATATAAGTCGGAAAATCGAAAAATAAAATAGTTTATGCTTAAAAAATCAAAAAATTTATAAGAAAAGCATATATGTAATTATTTGTAATATATTTTCCGTTCTTTTTGTCGGTAAC includes the following:
- the rplX gene encoding 50S ribosomal protein L24, giving the protein MKTRFKPKFNIKKGDLVVVIAGDDKDRTKPRKVLEIITDKSRVLVEGVNIVTKHTKPTASNTKGGIVKEEAPIAISNVMLWDAKAGKATRISRTRENGKLVRIAKKSGEVIK
- the rplE gene encoding 50S ribosomal protein L5, translated to MANTSYNPRLQKKYKDEVVAALMKKFNYKTVMQVPRLTKICLNQGINGAVSDKKLVDVAVEEMSRIAGQKAIPTLSKKDISNFKLRKHMPIGARVTLRGVKMYEFLDRLISVSLPRVRDFKGINDKAFDGRGNYTMGITEQIIFPEIDIDKVSKMTGMDITFVTTANTNAEAFELLKELGMPFKGIKRGDNN
- the rpsN gene encoding 30S ribosomal protein S14, which produces MARESVKARQRKREAMVAKFAEKRAALKAAGDYAALDKLPKNASPVRLKNRCQLTGRPKGYMRQFGICRNMFRDMALAGKIPGVTKASW
- the rpsH gene encoding 30S ribosomal protein S8, which translates into the protein MVTDPIADFLTRIRNAQMATHRIVEIPASKLKKRITEILYDKGYILKYKFEDDNKQGVIKIALKYDPQTKVPAITDLQRISRPGLRQYSKPGEFKRIKNGLGIAIISTSKGVMTDKEANVQNVGGEVVCYVY
- the rplF gene encoding 50S ribosomal protein L6, encoding MSRIGKNPIKLASGITVSVSPANEVTVKGPKGELKRTIDRDIKVEVKEGELVLTRPTEQIRHRALHGLYRALLANMVKGVSEGFSKQLELVGVGYKATHQGQLLDLSLGYSHNIVVEIPKELKVNTVTEKGQNPKIQLEGIDNQLLGQVAAKIRSLRKPEPYKGKGVRYSDEVVRKKAGKSAGK
- the rplR gene encoding 50S ribosomal protein L18, with product MSTTKAIKRQNIRYRIRKKVSGTAQKPRLSVFRSNAAIYAQLIDDTNGTTLASASSRDKDIQAQTGTKSEKSKLVGSALAQKATGLGITTCVFDRGGYLYHGRVKALAEGARESGLQF
- the rpsE gene encoding 30S ribosomal protein S5, translated to MAKNSFNKIKAGDLELKEKVVAINRVTKTTKGGRTFSFSALVVVGNENGVVGHGLGKAKEVQEAITKGIDDAKKNLIKVPVMHGTIPHDQFAKEGAAKVLVKPAAHGTGVIAGGSMRAVLESAGITDVLAKSLGSANPHNVVKATFKALSLLREPIHVAKSRNVSLKKVFNG
- the rpmD gene encoding 50S ribosomal protein L30; translation: MAKIKITQVKSGIDRPQKQKATLKALGISKLNGSVEKEASPQILGMVRAVNHLVKVEEVKG
- the rplO gene encoding 50S ribosomal protein L15, which translates into the protein MNLHSLRPAKGSVHKEKRLGRGEASGKGGTSTKGNKGGQSRAGYKSKLGHEGGQMPIQRRLPKRGFKNNNRVEYKVFNVGDVDHIVETYGLSEFSYDALRTILMIKKTEKIKILGQGELKAKVNFKVNAISEKAKQVVEAAGGSVELV
- the secY gene encoding preprotein translocase subunit SecY; protein product: MKKFIETIKNIWSIEDLRKRILTTLLLVLIYRIGSYIVLPGIDPTALNSFSKTSNQGILGLFNMFAGGSFSRASIFALGIMPYISASIAIQLLTIAVPKFQKLQKEGESGRQKINQYTRVLTVIVTALQASAYVAFLKQQSGGAIIEEYGASMFWLSTTIVLTAGTMFVMWLGEKITDKGIGNGTSIIIMMGILARLPEALLQEFSSKTADGGSGLVFFLVEIAFFIVITIGLILLIQGTRKINVNYAKRIVGNKQYGGVRQFIPLKVNAAGVMPIIFAQAIMFIPATTISFATNAESASGFIRVFSDHTNPIYNVIYGILVIVFTFFYTALIFNPSTMADEMKKNNGFIPGVKPGQATADYIGAVMDRITLPGAFFLAVVGIMPGIAAALNINSNFATFFGGTSLLIMVGVILDTLQQIESQLLMRHYDGLMSSGRIKGRTSPASAQ
- the map gene encoding type I methionyl aminopeptidase codes for the protein MIHYKTKEEIELMRKSAQLVSATLAEVAKQLKPGMTTLDVDAIAYKFITGNGAVPSFLNYHGFPNTCCISVNEAVVHGIPNNYVLKDGDIISVDVGVYLNGFHGDSAYTFGIGNVSDDIKKLMAATKKSLALGIEKAVVGNRVGDISFAIQNYIEKEHGYGIVRELVGHGLGRQLHEDPQVPNYGRRGSGNMMKEGLVIAIEPMINMGTKDVLYLEDGWTVVTADREPSVHFEHTVAVKKGQADVLSSFSIIEEAEKNNPALCSDY
- the infA gene encoding translation initiation factor IF-1; translation: MAKQALIKQDGIILEALSNAMFRVKLENGHEILATISGKMRMHYIRILPGDKVGVEMSPYDLSRGRIIFRYK